In the Engystomops pustulosus chromosome 2, aEngPut4.maternal, whole genome shotgun sequence genome, one interval contains:
- the CYB561D1 gene encoding probable transmembrane reductase CYB561D1 isoform X1 has translation MRGWRCPWEDCEQVMPEVSAMYAPPGAESPRVPDYWLYRCLRRFSGFVAHVLALGFTIFLVILARPGTSLFSWHPVFMAIAYCLCMTEAVLLLSPETSPFCPLSRKSKTRLHWLIQLCVPVFAGVGIAFIICSKNRIEQSHLTTWHSMLGVLTLITTFCQAICGLALLFPRLARITAVSRLKLYHATCGLLVYLLSTSSVLLGMCSHWFQAQIKGPLWYICIALPLYPALVIMNQVLDIYLPKKKGQI, from the exons ATGAGGGGCTGGCGGTGTCCGTGGGAAGACTGTGAGCAG GTAATGCCAGAAGTATCTGCCATGTATGCTCCACCAGGGGCCGAATCTCCAAGAGTCCCCGATTACTGGCTTTACAGATGTCTGCGGAGATTCAGTGGGTTTGTGGCACATGTTCTTGCTCTTGGTTTCACTATCTTCTTAGTGATTCTTGCACGGCCTGGAACAA GTCTCTTCTCGTGGCATCCTGTGTTCATGGCAATTGCT taTTGCTTATGTATGACAGAAGCTGTGCTGCTGTTGTCTCCAGAAACGTCCCCATTCTGCCCACTTTCGCGCAAGTCCAAGACCCGCTTACACTGGCTAATACAACTCTGTGTGCCAGTATTTGCTGGTGTAGGTATAGCATTTATTATATGCAGCAAAAACCGCATTGAACAGTCTCATCTTACAACCTGGCACAGCATGCTAGGTGTGCTCACTTTAATAACCACGTTCTGTCAGGCCATCTGTGGCCTTGCATTGCTTTTTCCACGTCTGGCACGAATCACTGCAGTGTCACGACTAAAACTGTATCATGCCACTTGTGGACTTTTAGTGTACCTTCTTTCTACATCCTCTGTTCTATTAGGAATGTGTTCTCACTGGTTTCAAGCACAGATCAAGGGACCTTTATGGTATATTTGTATTGCCTTGCCTCTCTATCCTGCACTGGTAATAATGAATCAGGTGCTGGACATATATCTACCAAAGAAGAAGGGTCAGATATGA
- the CYB561D1 gene encoding probable transmembrane reductase CYB561D1 isoform X2 — MPEVSAMYAPPGAESPRVPDYWLYRCLRRFSGFVAHVLALGFTIFLVILARPGTSLFSWHPVFMAIAYCLCMTEAVLLLSPETSPFCPLSRKSKTRLHWLIQLCVPVFAGVGIAFIICSKNRIEQSHLTTWHSMLGVLTLITTFCQAICGLALLFPRLARITAVSRLKLYHATCGLLVYLLSTSSVLLGMCSHWFQAQIKGPLWYICIALPLYPALVIMNQVLDIYLPKKKGQI, encoded by the exons ATGCCAGAAGTATCTGCCATGTATGCTCCACCAGGGGCCGAATCTCCAAGAGTCCCCGATTACTGGCTTTACAGATGTCTGCGGAGATTCAGTGGGTTTGTGGCACATGTTCTTGCTCTTGGTTTCACTATCTTCTTAGTGATTCTTGCACGGCCTGGAACAA GTCTCTTCTCGTGGCATCCTGTGTTCATGGCAATTGCT taTTGCTTATGTATGACAGAAGCTGTGCTGCTGTTGTCTCCAGAAACGTCCCCATTCTGCCCACTTTCGCGCAAGTCCAAGACCCGCTTACACTGGCTAATACAACTCTGTGTGCCAGTATTTGCTGGTGTAGGTATAGCATTTATTATATGCAGCAAAAACCGCATTGAACAGTCTCATCTTACAACCTGGCACAGCATGCTAGGTGTGCTCACTTTAATAACCACGTTCTGTCAGGCCATCTGTGGCCTTGCATTGCTTTTTCCACGTCTGGCACGAATCACTGCAGTGTCACGACTAAAACTGTATCATGCCACTTGTGGACTTTTAGTGTACCTTCTTTCTACATCCTCTGTTCTATTAGGAATGTGTTCTCACTGGTTTCAAGCACAGATCAAGGGACCTTTATGGTATATTTGTATTGCCTTGCCTCTCTATCCTGCACTGGTAATAATGAATCAGGTGCTGGACATATATCTACCAAAGAAGAAGGGTCAGATATGA